A region from the Musa acuminata AAA Group cultivar baxijiao chromosome BXJ1-10, Cavendish_Baxijiao_AAA, whole genome shotgun sequence genome encodes:
- the LOC104000772 gene encoding uncharacterized protein LOC104000772 isoform X7, whose translation MECNERNSDHGATRESQPSSLGFVHLRPLGEPAGDLMCLRSDRVYTVGRGRRYCDLVLLQRCISNRHCQIFLDGSDRKLRLIDGFLFPRRSHICEISRGFQAGRQCSNARVSLNGVFVNGRRVQQGAVAELSVGDEILFSCRSGSSNSCRIKRGFAVDKVFFSEVKIVRVNRSLSTLEHSPLAPRSFILQSQLKSILASSDPISYLRNFLDLQQEKHVTLPLALEIGSPASPDSEGCCKTDGLRINVAQKVVSSNPNVLSDEHRKSSVNAVEIMEVDNCELHPDDDGVVSYSDGSTFFLNRLKPTGPGTSVHCDGVTLPELFHPVKTLLRVFIATFTCDVSWFLSCCRLPNHLPITIACHDSVRCWSACHDSRTSAPYINYPNLLLIYPPFPDVIAFGKDRKKKGVACHHPKLIVLQRDESLRVIVTSANLVPKQWDYVTNTVWWQDFPRRSTLDYSAFFGSIEDLKSDFAAQLAGFVASLIVDVPSQAHWVNELAKYNFGQAACHLVASLPGVHTQSSYYLAADYCLSPLLQAKQIMQCKTSSGHFFGSVQATVVGLSHRFHASPDPNGGRLRVLASLLGKCRENTSGMVEVLLKRATNIPADTNAVSVVVTADLDKFSVGDSVQLGFLPRDVAKWLSPLSDIGFFSFSAFIYAKEALAAAFGGSSTRVQLLVSVSKGPTFSEIPRLICPEHYVSLCSLVASVQRCLGLWRLREVLSRHKWPESLEVDFVYGSSSIGTSVNLQFFSAFSAAAGKKSCQYPDSNESDPAWGCWTSADELNRPSIKILFPTIERVKNGRRGIWDSRHLLSLSEGFRNVVLSCYGHERRATYSRNS comes from the exons ATGGAATGCAATGAGCGCAACAGCGATCATGGAGCGACGCGGGAATCCCAACCCTCTAGTTTGGGCTTCGTTCACCTTCGACCCCTCGGGGAACCCGCCGGCGATCTCATGTGCCTGCGATCCGACCGGGTCTACACCGTCGGCCGGGGGCGCCGCTATTGCGATCTTGTCCTCCTCCAACGCTGCATCAGCAACCGTCATTGCCAGATATTTCTGGATGGATCCGATCGTAAACTCCGTTTGATCGATGGCTTCCTTTTTCCCCGTCGTTCCCATATCTGCGAGATCAGTCGAGGCTTTCAAGCCGGAAGGCAGTGCTCGAACGCTAGGGTTTCTCTCAATGGCGTCTTCGTTAATGGTCGCAGGGTCCAGCAAGGCGCGGTAGCAGAATTGTCTGTCGGAGATGAGATATTGTTTTCTTGCAGAAGTGGATCGAGCAATAGTTGTAGAATTAAGCGTGGGTTTGCCGTGGATAAGGTCTTTTTCTCTGAGGTTAAGATTGTTCGTGTGAATCGTTCACTCTCCACGTTGGAACACAGTCCTTTGGCCCCAAGATCATTCATTCTGCAGAGCCAGCTGAAAAGTATACTTGCCAGCTCCGATCCAATATCCTACCTGAGGAATTTTCTTGATTTGCAACAAGAAAAACATGTAACACTTCCATTGGCGTTGGAAATTGGATCCCCTGCTTCTCCGGACTCTGAGGGATGCTGTAAGACAGATGGTTTGCGGATTAATGTTGCTCAAAAGGTGGTCAGTTCCAATCCGAATGTTCTGAGTGATGAGCACAGAAAGTCCTCCGTAAATGCAGTTGAAATCATGGAAGTCGATAATTGTGAACTCCATCCAGATGATGATGGGGTAGTCAGTTATTCAGATGGCAGCACATTCTTTCTGAACCGTCTCAAGCCCACTGGTCCTGGCACATCTGTTCACTGTGATGGAGTCACTCTGCCTGAGCTTTTTCATCCAGTGAAAACACTGCTTCGAGTTTTTATTGCAACATTTACATGTGATGTTTCTTG GTTTTTGTCATGTTGTCGATTACCAAACCACCTGCCAATAACAATTGCATGCCACGACAGTGTAAGATGTTGGAGTGCTTGCCATGATAGTAGGACTTCTGCACCATATATTAATTATCCAAACCTATTGTTGAT TTATCCCCCTTTTCCAGATGTAATAGCCTTTGGAAAAGATCGAAAGAAAAAAGGTGTTGCATGTCATCATCCAAAGCTTATTGTCCTGCAGAGGGATGAAAGTCTTCGAGTTATAGTTACTTCAGCAAATCTAGTTCCAAAACAG TGGGACTATGTGACGAACACTGTTTGGTGGCAAGATTTTCCTCGTAGAAGTACtctagattattcagctttttttGGATCAATTGAAGATTTAAAATCTGACTTTGCTGCTCAGTTAGCTGGGTTTGTGGCATCACTTATTGTTGACGTGCCCAGCCAAGCGCACTGGGTCAATGAGTTGGCTAAGTATAACTTTGGACAAGCTGCTTGCCACCTTGTTGCTTCATTGCCTGGAGTCCATACACAGAGCTCTTATTATCTTGCGGCTGATTATTGCTTATCA CCTTTGTTGCAGGCTAAACAGATCATGCAATGTAAGACTTCTTCTGGGCATTTTTTTGGTTCAGTTCAAGCGACTGTAGTTGGTTTAAGCCATCGATTTCATGCTTCCCCTGACCCAAATGGTGGTCGATTAAGAGTTCTAGCTTCACTTTTAGGAAAGTGTCGAGAGAACACTAGTGGAATGGTAGAAGTTCTCCTGAAAAGAGCTACAAACATACCAGCAGATACTAACGCTGTGAGTGTGGTTGTTACTGCAGATTTGGATAAATTTTCTGTAGGAG ATTCTGTGCAACTTGGTTTTCTGCCTAGAGATGTTGCAAAATGGTTGTCTCCTCTCagtgacattgggttttttagttTTTCGGCCTTCATCTATGCAAAGGAAGCCCTTGCAGCTGCATTTGGTGGAAGCAGCACTAGAGTACAGCTGTTAGTTTCTGTCTCAAAG GGGCCAACATTTTCTGAAATACCAAGATTGATCTGTCCTGAGCATTATGTGTCTTTGTGCTCACTTGTTGCTTCTGTGCAGAGGTGTCTTGGACTTTGGCGTTTAAGAGAG GTCTTGTCGCGACACAAGTGGCCTGAATCACTAGAGGTTGATTTTGTGTATG GTTCATCCTCCATTGGAACTTCAGTCAATTTGCAATTTTTTTCTGCTTTCTCAGCTGCAGCTGGGAAAAAGTCGTGTCAGTATCCTGATTCTAACGAGTCTGACCCAGCG TGGGGTTGCTGGACTTCTGCTGATGAGCTAAATAGACCATCAATTAAGATCTTATTCCCCACCATTGAACGAGTGAAAAATGGACGGCGTGGCATTTGGGATTCTAGGCACTTACTTTCTCTGTCAGAG GGCTTCAGAAATGTCGTCCTCTCATGTTATGGTCATGAAAGAAGAGCCACTTATTCTAGAAATAGTTAA